Proteins encoded in a region of the Vicia villosa cultivar HV-30 ecotype Madison, WI linkage group LG5, Vvil1.0, whole genome shotgun sequence genome:
- the LOC131604009 gene encoding THO complex subunit 2 isoform X1, with translation MSVPPVQCVYVTEDCVREWKSGNSSLKVSQPVPMLRFLYELAWTMVRGELPFPKCKVALDSVIFSDKASAEKVASNFADIVSQMAQDLTLSGEFRSRLIKLARWLVESELVPVRLLQERCEEEFLGEAEFIKIKAQELKGKEVRVNTRLLYQQTKFNLLREESEGYAKLVTLLCRDSEAPTQKGSASTIGIIKSLIGHFDLDPNRVFDIVLECFELQPDNDVFIELIPIFPKSHASQILGFKFQYYQRMEVSNPVPYGLYRLAALLVKQDFIDLDSIYAHLLPKNEEAFEHYSTFSSKRLDEANKIGKINLAATGKDLMDDEKTGDVTIDLFAALAVETDAVEERKSELQNSQTLGLLTGFLSVDDWYHAHVLFERLSPLNPVEHIQICDNLFRLIEKSISSPYDVIRQAHLQNPGSSTGGRTDAMDVDNPPGHHSFIDLPKELFQMLSCTGPFLYRDTMLLQKVSRVLRGYYLSALELVSHGDSALNSQFHGIGNPHLHLKEAKLRVEDALGACLLPSLQLVPANPAVGQEIWELMSLLPYEARYRLYGEWEKDDDRYPMLLAARQTSKLDTRRILKRLAKENLKQLGRMVAKLAHANPMTVLRTIVHQIEAYRDMIAPVVDAFKYLTQLEYDILEYVVIERLALAGRDKLKDDGLNLSDWLQSLASFWGHLCKKYPSMELRGLFQYLVNQLKRGQGIELVLLQELIQQMANVQYTENLTEEQLDSMAGSETLKYQATSFGMTRNNKALIKSTSRLRDALLPKDEPKLATPLLLLLAQHRSLVLVNADAPYIKMVSEQFDRCHGTLLQYVDFLGSAVTPGSNYAILIPSLDDLVHLYHLDPEVAFLIYRPVMRLFKSQRSPNVCWPLDDRNAASDSSTNFESDPADHLGSMFLDTGSNKKPISWSYLLGTVKTMLPSKAWNSLSPDLYATFWGLTLYDLYVPKNRYESEIAKLHASLKSLEEISDNSSSAITKRKKEKERIQESLDRLISELHKHEENVASVSSRLSYAKDKWLSSCPDTLKINMEFLQRCIFPRCTFSMPDAVYCAMFVHKLHSLGTPFFNTVNHIDVLICKTLQPMICCCTEYEVGRLGRFLYETLKIAYHWKKDESIYERECGNMPGFAVYYRYPNSQRVTYGQFIKIIMQVHWKWSQRITRLLIQCLESSEYMEIRNALIMLTKISSVFPVTRKSGINLEKRVAKIKSDEREDLKVLATGVAAALAARKPSWVTDEEFSMGYLELKPAPTMSKSAAGNSAAVQSGTGLHVSQTESASGKHLDSENRVKDQTAKIKSADGKSERTESITVTKSDSGQVKLKGSSMVNGLDAQSSLPSPAGQSGALKSSENSKQVEESISRAPDEHVTKNVESKTSAKRSVAAGSLLKASKQDPLKEDGRSSKTVARTSGSSSSDKDLQAHASDGRHTGTNISSSVSANGNSVLGSAKGLAPLAKNSFDGSGIESKAEVGAAKSSMAKDDGNDVADFARGSSSRVVHSPRHENTATSKSSDKSQKRAGSVDELDRLGKRRKGDVDLRDLESEVRFSEREKLMDPRLVDDKVGPDELGMYRAGDKTLERPKEKGNERYEREHRERLDRLDKSRSDDFIVEKPRDRSIERYGRERSVERMQERSSERNFNRLPDKAKDDRSKDDRNKLRYNDALIEKSHAEGRFHGQSLPPPPPLPPNMVPQSVGAGRRDEDADRRYGATRHSQRLSPRHEEKEQRRSEETVILQEDPKRRKDDDFRDRKREEMKVEEKEREREKANIPKDDLDLNAATKRRKLKREHLSTMEPGEYSPVAPALPPPSIGMSQAYDARDRKGPIIQHAGYIDEPSLRIHGKDVANKLNRRDIDPLYDREWDDEKRQRADQKRRHRK, from the exons GTCAGAGTTAATACACGACTTCTTTATCAGCAAACCAAATTCAACCTTCTCAGAGAAGAGAGTGAAGGCTATGCCAAACTG GTCACTCTACTTTGTCGGGACTCTGAAGCGCCGACTCAAAAAGGATCTGCATCAACAATTGGCATTATTAAG TCATTGATTGGCCATTTTGATTTGGATCCAAACCGTGTTTTTGATATT GTACTCGAGTGTTTTGAACTTCAGCCTGATAATGATGTGTTCATAGAGCTGATTCCTATTTTTCCCAAG TCTCATGCTTCACAGATTCTTGGATTTAAATTTCAATATTATCAGCGCATGGAAGTCAGTAATCCTGTACCGTATGGGCTTTATAGACTTGCAGCCTTGCTGGTAAAGCAAGACTTTATTGATCTTGATAGCAT ATATGCTCATTTACTCCCCAAGAATGAAGAAGCATTTGAGCATTATAGCACTTTCTCTTCCAAGCGCCTTGATGAG GCTAataaaattggaaaaataaacCTTGCTGCTACTGGGAAGGATCTAATGGATGATGAGAAAACAGGGGATGTCACTATTGATCTTTTTGCTGCTTTAGCCGTGGAAACTGATGCAGTTGAGGAGCGGAAATCCGAGCTTCAAAATAGTCAAACTTTGGGCTTGCTTACTGGCTTTCTTTCTGTGGATGACTG GTATCATGCACATGTACTATTTGAACGTCTCTCACCACTCAATCCAGTGGAACATATCCAAATATGTGATAATTTGTTTAG GCTTATTGAGAAGTCAATTTCTTCACCGTATGATGTTATTCGTCAAGCACATCTTCAAAATCCTGGATCGTCCACTGGAGGCAGGACTGATGCTATGGACGTAGATAATCCTCCAGGACACCATTCTTTCATAGATCTTCCAAAGGAGCTTTTTCAGATGCTTTCTTGTACTGGACCTTTTCTCTACCGAGATACTATGCTGTTACAGAAG GTTTCTAGGGTTTTGAGAGGTTATTACCTTTCTGCTCTTGAGCTTGTAAGTCACGGCGACAGTGCCTTGAATTCTCAATTTCATGGTATTGGAAATCCTCACCTGCATTTGAAGGAAGCAAAACTAAGAGTGGAGGATGCTTTGGGAGCTTGTCTACTACCTTCTCTACAGTTGGTTCCTGCTAATCCAGCTGTTGGCCAGGAAATTTGGGAACTAATGAGTCTTCTTCCTTATGAG GCACGCTATCGATTATACGGTGAATGGGAAAAAGATGATGATCGCTATCCTATGCTGTTGGCTGCCAGACAAACTTCGAAG TTAGACACTAGACGTATTTTGAAGCGGCTGGCTAAGGAAAATTTAAAGCAGCTGGGTCGAATGGTTGCAAAATTAGCTCATGCCAACCCTATGACTGTCCTTCGAACAATTGTTCACCAG ATTGAAGCATACAGAGATATGATTGCTCCTGTGGTGGATGCTTTTAAGTATTTGACTCag CTTGAATATGATATATTGGAATACGTGGTTATTGAGCGATTGGCACTTGCTGGACGTGATAAGTTGAAGGATGATGGGCTTAATTTGTCAGATTGGCTTCAGTCTCTAGCTTCATTTTGGGGCCACCT ATGTAAAAAGTACCCATCAATGGAGTTGCGGGGCCTTTTCCAGTATCTTGTGAACCAGCTAAAAAGGGGACAAGGAATTGAGCTTGTTCTACTGCAG GAGCTTATCCAACAAATGGCAAATGTTCAATACACAGAGAACTTGACTGAGGAACAGCTGGATTCTATGGCTGGGAGTGAGACTCTGAAATATCAAGCAACTTCCTTCGGGATGACTCGAAATAATAAG GCATTGATAAAGTCAACTAGCAGGCTTAGAGATGCATTACTTCCTAAAGATGAACCGAAGTTGGCAACCCCCCTCTTGCTTCTTCTTGCTCAGCATCGATCTCT GGTTCTCGTCAATGCAGATGCACCCTACATTAAGATGGTCAGTGAACAGTTTGATAGATGCCATGGAACTCTTCTTCAATATGTCGACTTTCTAGGCAGTGCAGTCACACCAGGATCAAATTATGCTATTCTTATTCCCTCACTTGATGACCTGGTCCATCTTTACCACTTGGATCCCGAG GTTGCTTTCTTGATATATCGCCCTGTTATGAGACTTTTCAAGTCTCAAAGATCTCCCAATGTTTGCTGGCCCTTGGATGATAGAAATGCTGCAAGTGATTCGTCTACGAACTTTGAGTCTGATCCTGCAGATCATCTTGGTAGTATGTTTCTAGATACTGGCTCCAACAAAAAACCGATTAG TTGGTCATATCTTCTTGGTACTGTTAAAACTATGTTGCCTTCAAAAGCATGGAATAGCCTATCTCCTGATCTATATGCAACATTTTGGGGTCTTACATTATATGATCTGTACGTTCCGAAAAATCGTTATGAGTCAGAAATAGCCAAGCTTCATGCTAGTCTTAAATCTTTGGAGGAGATTTCTGACAATTCAAGCTCAGCAATCACCAAgaggaagaaagaaaaagaaagaattcaagaatctcTTGACCGTCTGATTAGTGAACTGCATAAACATGAAGAAAATGTCGCATCTGTCAGCAGCCGGCTCTCTTATGCAAAAGACAAATGGTTAAGTTCCTGTCCTGATACCTTGAAGATTAATATGGAGTTTCTTCAGCGCTGTATATTTCCACGCTGTACTTTCAGTATGCCAGATGCTGTTTATTGTGCTATGTTTGTACACAAACTTCACTCCCTTGGAACTCCCTTTTTTAACACAGTCAACCACATTGATGTGCTAATTTGTAAGACCCTTCAACCAATGATATGCTGCTGCACTGAATATGAGGTTGGTAGGCTTGGCAGGTTTCTCTATGAGACTTTGAAGATAGCTTACCATTGGAAG AAAGATGAATCTATTTATGAACGTGAGTGTGGAAACATGCCGGGATTTGCTGTTTATTATCGATATCCAAATAGTCAGCGAGTTACATATGGACAGTTCATTAAG ATAATAATGCAGGTACACTGGAAGTGGAGTCAAAGAATCACACGGTTACTGATTCAGTGTCTGGAATCTAGCGAGTACATGGAAATTAGAAATGCTCTTATAATGTTGACTAAAATTTCTAGTGTTTTCCCAGTTACACGGAAGAGTGGCATCAACCTTGAAAAGCGG GTAGCTAAAAttaaaagtgatgaaagagaggATCTTAAGGTGTTGGCAACTGGTGTAGCAGCAGCACTGGCTGCTAGGAAG CCTTCTTGGGTGACTGATGAAGAATTTAGTATGGGTTATCTTGAGTTGAAGCCGGCACCAACTATGTCTAAATCTGCTGCAGGAAATTCTGCAGCTGTACAAAGTGGAACAGGTCTTCATGTTTCTCAAACTGAATCTGCCAGTGGGAAACATTTGGACTCGGAAAACAGAGTCAAAGACCAGACAGCAAAAATAAAATCTGCAGATGGCAAGTCAGAAAGAACTGAAAGTATTACAGTGACAAAATCTGATTCTGGCCAGGTAAAACTCAAGGGTAGCTCAATGGTGAATGGATTGGATGCTCAATCTTCTCTACCCTCACCTGCTGGACAATCCGGGGCATTAAAATCCTCGGAAAACTCAAAGCAAGTGGAAGAATCAATAAGTAGGGCACCGGATGAACATGTTACAAAAAATGTTGAG TCTAAAACCTCTGCAAAACGTTCAGTGGCTGCTGGTTCTCTTTTGAAGGCATCAAAACAAGATCCTTTGAAAGAAGATGGTAGATCTAGTAAAACTGTTGCTAGAACTTCTGGTTCCTCAAGCAGTGACAAGGATCTTCAGGCCCATGCATCAGATGGAAGACACACTGGAACAAACATCTCTTCTTCAGTCAGTGCTAATGGTAACAGTGTTTTAGGTTCTGCAAAGGGCTTGGCTCCATTGGCAAAAAATTCATTTGATGGTTCTGGTATTGAATCAAAGGCAGAGGTTGGTGCTGCCAAGTCTTCTATGGCAAAGGATGATGGAAATGATGTTGCTGACTTCGCAAGAGGATCCTCTTCTCGTGTAGTCCATTCCCCTAGACATGAAAACACGGCTACCTCGAAGTCTAGTGATAAAAGTCAGAAGCGAGCTGGTTCTGTTGATGAACTAGACAGACTAGGTAAACGGAGGAAAGGGGATGTTGATCTAAGAGATTTGGAGAGTGAAGTTCGATTCTCTGAAAGAGAGAAGCTAATGGATCCTCGACTGGTTGATGATAAAGTGGGACCAGATGAACTTGGTATGTACAGAGCAGGTGATAAGACATTGGAAAGGCCAAAAGAAAAAGGGAATGAAAGATATGAAAGGGAACACAGGGAAAGATTGGACCGACTGGACAAGTCCCGTAGTGATGACTTTATTGTAGAAAAACCTAGGGACAGGTCGATAGAAAGGTATGGAAGAGAACGATCTGTTGAGAGAATGCAAGAAAGGAGCAGTGAGAGGAATTTTAATAGACTCCCTGACAAGGCTAAGGATGACAGAAGTAAGGATGATAGAAATAAATTACGATATAATGATGCATTGATAGAAAAATCCCACGCTGAGGGCCGCTTCCATGGACAAAGCTTGCCTCCGCCACCCCCTTTACCTCCTAATATGGTTcctcaatctgtaggggctggtAGGCGTGATGAAGATGCTGATAGGAGGTATGGAGCTACAAGGCATTCTCAAAGACTTTCTCCAAGGCATGAAGAAAAAGAACAGAGAAGGTCTGAAGAGACTGTGATTTTGCAGGAGGATCCTAAACGTAGAAAAGATGATGATTTTCGAGATCGGAAGCGTGAAGAAATGAAG GTAGAAGAGAAGGAAAGGGAAAGAGAGAAAGCAAACATTCCTAAAGATGATTTAGATTTAAATGCTGCAACCAAGAGACGTAAACTTAAGAGGGAACATCTATCGACTATGGAGCCCGGGGAGTACTCACCAGTTGCTCCCGCACTTCCTCCCCCCAGTATTGGTATGTCACAAGCATATGATGCAAGAGACAGAAAGGGTCCAATCATCCAGCATGCTGGTTACATAGATGAACCTAGTCTTAGGATTCATGGTAAGGACGTAGCCAACAAGCTGAATCGTCGTGACATAGATCC CTTATATGACCGGGAATGGGATGATGAGAAGAGACAAAGAGCTGATCAAAAGCGAAGGCATCGGAAGTAA
- the LOC131604009 gene encoding THO complex subunit 2 isoform X2, translating into MSVPPVQCVYVTEDCVREWKSGNSSLKVSQPVPMLRFLYELAWTMVRGELPFPKCKVALDSVIFSDKASAEKVASNFADIVSQMAQDLTLSGEFRSRLIKLARWLVESELVPVRLLQERCEEEFLGEAEFIKIKAQELKGKEVRVNTRLLYQQTKFNLLREESEGYAKLVTLLCRDSEAPTQKGSASTIGIIKSLIGHFDLDPNRVFDIVLECFELQPDNDVFIELIPIFPKSHASQILGFKFQYYQRMEVSNPVPYGLYRLAALLVKQDFIDLDSIYAHLLPKNEEAFEHYSTFSSKRLDEANKIGKINLAATGKDLMDDEKTGDVTIDLFAALAVETDAVEERKSELQNSQTLGLLTGFLSVDDWYHAHVLFERLSPLNPVEHIQICDNLFRLIEKSISSPYDVIRQAHLQNPGSSTGGRTDAMDVDNPPGHHSFIDLPKELFQMLSCTGPFLYRDTMLLQKVSRVLRGYYLSALELVSHGDSALNSQFHGIGNPHLHLKEAKLRVEDALGACLLPSLQLVPANPAVGQEIWELMSLLPYEARYRLYGEWEKDDDRYPMLLAARQTSKLDTRRILKRLAKENLKQLGRMVAKLAHANPMTVLRTIVHQIEAYRDMIAPVVDAFKYLTQLEYDILEYVVIERLALAGRDKLKDDGLNLSDWLQSLASFWGHLCKKYPSMELRGLFQYLVNQLKRGQGIELVLLQELIQQMANVQYTENLTEEQLDSMAGSETLKYQATSFGMTRNNKALIKSTSRLRDALLPKDEPKLATPLLLLLAQHRSLVLVNADAPYIKMVSEQFDRCHGTLLQYVDFLGSAVTPGSNYAILIPSLDDLVHLYHLDPEVAFLIYRPVMRLFKSQRSPNVCWPLDDRNAASDSSTNFESDPADHLGSMFLDTGSNKKPISWSYLLGTVKTMLPSKAWNSLSPDLYATFWGLTLYDLYVPKNRYESEIAKLHASLKSLEEISDNSSSAITKRKKEKERIQESLDRLISELHKHEENVASVSSRLSYAKDKWLSSCPDTLKINMEFLQRCIFPRCTFSMPDAVYCAMFVHKLHSLGTPFFNTVNHIDVLICKTLQPMICCCTEYEVGRLGRFLYETLKIAYHWKKDESIYERECGNMPGFAVYYRYPNSQRVTYGQFIKVHWKWSQRITRLLIQCLESSEYMEIRNALIMLTKISSVFPVTRKSGINLEKRVAKIKSDEREDLKVLATGVAAALAARKPSWVTDEEFSMGYLELKPAPTMSKSAAGNSAAVQSGTGLHVSQTESASGKHLDSENRVKDQTAKIKSADGKSERTESITVTKSDSGQVKLKGSSMVNGLDAQSSLPSPAGQSGALKSSENSKQVEESISRAPDEHVTKNVESKTSAKRSVAAGSLLKASKQDPLKEDGRSSKTVARTSGSSSSDKDLQAHASDGRHTGTNISSSVSANGNSVLGSAKGLAPLAKNSFDGSGIESKAEVGAAKSSMAKDDGNDVADFARGSSSRVVHSPRHENTATSKSSDKSQKRAGSVDELDRLGKRRKGDVDLRDLESEVRFSEREKLMDPRLVDDKVGPDELGMYRAGDKTLERPKEKGNERYEREHRERLDRLDKSRSDDFIVEKPRDRSIERYGRERSVERMQERSSERNFNRLPDKAKDDRSKDDRNKLRYNDALIEKSHAEGRFHGQSLPPPPPLPPNMVPQSVGAGRRDEDADRRYGATRHSQRLSPRHEEKEQRRSEETVILQEDPKRRKDDDFRDRKREEMKVEEKEREREKANIPKDDLDLNAATKRRKLKREHLSTMEPGEYSPVAPALPPPSIGMSQAYDARDRKGPIIQHAGYIDEPSLRIHGKDVANKLNRRDIDPLYDREWDDEKRQRADQKRRHRK; encoded by the exons GTCAGAGTTAATACACGACTTCTTTATCAGCAAACCAAATTCAACCTTCTCAGAGAAGAGAGTGAAGGCTATGCCAAACTG GTCACTCTACTTTGTCGGGACTCTGAAGCGCCGACTCAAAAAGGATCTGCATCAACAATTGGCATTATTAAG TCATTGATTGGCCATTTTGATTTGGATCCAAACCGTGTTTTTGATATT GTACTCGAGTGTTTTGAACTTCAGCCTGATAATGATGTGTTCATAGAGCTGATTCCTATTTTTCCCAAG TCTCATGCTTCACAGATTCTTGGATTTAAATTTCAATATTATCAGCGCATGGAAGTCAGTAATCCTGTACCGTATGGGCTTTATAGACTTGCAGCCTTGCTGGTAAAGCAAGACTTTATTGATCTTGATAGCAT ATATGCTCATTTACTCCCCAAGAATGAAGAAGCATTTGAGCATTATAGCACTTTCTCTTCCAAGCGCCTTGATGAG GCTAataaaattggaaaaataaacCTTGCTGCTACTGGGAAGGATCTAATGGATGATGAGAAAACAGGGGATGTCACTATTGATCTTTTTGCTGCTTTAGCCGTGGAAACTGATGCAGTTGAGGAGCGGAAATCCGAGCTTCAAAATAGTCAAACTTTGGGCTTGCTTACTGGCTTTCTTTCTGTGGATGACTG GTATCATGCACATGTACTATTTGAACGTCTCTCACCACTCAATCCAGTGGAACATATCCAAATATGTGATAATTTGTTTAG GCTTATTGAGAAGTCAATTTCTTCACCGTATGATGTTATTCGTCAAGCACATCTTCAAAATCCTGGATCGTCCACTGGAGGCAGGACTGATGCTATGGACGTAGATAATCCTCCAGGACACCATTCTTTCATAGATCTTCCAAAGGAGCTTTTTCAGATGCTTTCTTGTACTGGACCTTTTCTCTACCGAGATACTATGCTGTTACAGAAG GTTTCTAGGGTTTTGAGAGGTTATTACCTTTCTGCTCTTGAGCTTGTAAGTCACGGCGACAGTGCCTTGAATTCTCAATTTCATGGTATTGGAAATCCTCACCTGCATTTGAAGGAAGCAAAACTAAGAGTGGAGGATGCTTTGGGAGCTTGTCTACTACCTTCTCTACAGTTGGTTCCTGCTAATCCAGCTGTTGGCCAGGAAATTTGGGAACTAATGAGTCTTCTTCCTTATGAG GCACGCTATCGATTATACGGTGAATGGGAAAAAGATGATGATCGCTATCCTATGCTGTTGGCTGCCAGACAAACTTCGAAG TTAGACACTAGACGTATTTTGAAGCGGCTGGCTAAGGAAAATTTAAAGCAGCTGGGTCGAATGGTTGCAAAATTAGCTCATGCCAACCCTATGACTGTCCTTCGAACAATTGTTCACCAG ATTGAAGCATACAGAGATATGATTGCTCCTGTGGTGGATGCTTTTAAGTATTTGACTCag CTTGAATATGATATATTGGAATACGTGGTTATTGAGCGATTGGCACTTGCTGGACGTGATAAGTTGAAGGATGATGGGCTTAATTTGTCAGATTGGCTTCAGTCTCTAGCTTCATTTTGGGGCCACCT ATGTAAAAAGTACCCATCAATGGAGTTGCGGGGCCTTTTCCAGTATCTTGTGAACCAGCTAAAAAGGGGACAAGGAATTGAGCTTGTTCTACTGCAG GAGCTTATCCAACAAATGGCAAATGTTCAATACACAGAGAACTTGACTGAGGAACAGCTGGATTCTATGGCTGGGAGTGAGACTCTGAAATATCAAGCAACTTCCTTCGGGATGACTCGAAATAATAAG GCATTGATAAAGTCAACTAGCAGGCTTAGAGATGCATTACTTCCTAAAGATGAACCGAAGTTGGCAACCCCCCTCTTGCTTCTTCTTGCTCAGCATCGATCTCT GGTTCTCGTCAATGCAGATGCACCCTACATTAAGATGGTCAGTGAACAGTTTGATAGATGCCATGGAACTCTTCTTCAATATGTCGACTTTCTAGGCAGTGCAGTCACACCAGGATCAAATTATGCTATTCTTATTCCCTCACTTGATGACCTGGTCCATCTTTACCACTTGGATCCCGAG GTTGCTTTCTTGATATATCGCCCTGTTATGAGACTTTTCAAGTCTCAAAGATCTCCCAATGTTTGCTGGCCCTTGGATGATAGAAATGCTGCAAGTGATTCGTCTACGAACTTTGAGTCTGATCCTGCAGATCATCTTGGTAGTATGTTTCTAGATACTGGCTCCAACAAAAAACCGATTAG TTGGTCATATCTTCTTGGTACTGTTAAAACTATGTTGCCTTCAAAAGCATGGAATAGCCTATCTCCTGATCTATATGCAACATTTTGGGGTCTTACATTATATGATCTGTACGTTCCGAAAAATCGTTATGAGTCAGAAATAGCCAAGCTTCATGCTAGTCTTAAATCTTTGGAGGAGATTTCTGACAATTCAAGCTCAGCAATCACCAAgaggaagaaagaaaaagaaagaattcaagaatctcTTGACCGTCTGATTAGTGAACTGCATAAACATGAAGAAAATGTCGCATCTGTCAGCAGCCGGCTCTCTTATGCAAAAGACAAATGGTTAAGTTCCTGTCCTGATACCTTGAAGATTAATATGGAGTTTCTTCAGCGCTGTATATTTCCACGCTGTACTTTCAGTATGCCAGATGCTGTTTATTGTGCTATGTTTGTACACAAACTTCACTCCCTTGGAACTCCCTTTTTTAACACAGTCAACCACATTGATGTGCTAATTTGTAAGACCCTTCAACCAATGATATGCTGCTGCACTGAATATGAGGTTGGTAGGCTTGGCAGGTTTCTCTATGAGACTTTGAAGATAGCTTACCATTGGAAG AAAGATGAATCTATTTATGAACGTGAGTGTGGAAACATGCCGGGATTTGCTGTTTATTATCGATATCCAAATAGTCAGCGAGTTACATATGGACAGTTCATTAAG GTACACTGGAAGTGGAGTCAAAGAATCACACGGTTACTGATTCAGTGTCTGGAATCTAGCGAGTACATGGAAATTAGAAATGCTCTTATAATGTTGACTAAAATTTCTAGTGTTTTCCCAGTTACACGGAAGAGTGGCATCAACCTTGAAAAGCGG GTAGCTAAAAttaaaagtgatgaaagagaggATCTTAAGGTGTTGGCAACTGGTGTAGCAGCAGCACTGGCTGCTAGGAAG CCTTCTTGGGTGACTGATGAAGAATTTAGTATGGGTTATCTTGAGTTGAAGCCGGCACCAACTATGTCTAAATCTGCTGCAGGAAATTCTGCAGCTGTACAAAGTGGAACAGGTCTTCATGTTTCTCAAACTGAATCTGCCAGTGGGAAACATTTGGACTCGGAAAACAGAGTCAAAGACCAGACAGCAAAAATAAAATCTGCAGATGGCAAGTCAGAAAGAACTGAAAGTATTACAGTGACAAAATCTGATTCTGGCCAGGTAAAACTCAAGGGTAGCTCAATGGTGAATGGATTGGATGCTCAATCTTCTCTACCCTCACCTGCTGGACAATCCGGGGCATTAAAATCCTCGGAAAACTCAAAGCAAGTGGAAGAATCAATAAGTAGGGCACCGGATGAACATGTTACAAAAAATGTTGAG TCTAAAACCTCTGCAAAACGTTCAGTGGCTGCTGGTTCTCTTTTGAAGGCATCAAAACAAGATCCTTTGAAAGAAGATGGTAGATCTAGTAAAACTGTTGCTAGAACTTCTGGTTCCTCAAGCAGTGACAAGGATCTTCAGGCCCATGCATCAGATGGAAGACACACTGGAACAAACATCTCTTCTTCAGTCAGTGCTAATGGTAACAGTGTTTTAGGTTCTGCAAAGGGCTTGGCTCCATTGGCAAAAAATTCATTTGATGGTTCTGGTATTGAATCAAAGGCAGAGGTTGGTGCTGCCAAGTCTTCTATGGCAAAGGATGATGGAAATGATGTTGCTGACTTCGCAAGAGGATCCTCTTCTCGTGTAGTCCATTCCCCTAGACATGAAAACACGGCTACCTCGAAGTCTAGTGATAAAAGTCAGAAGCGAGCTGGTTCTGTTGATGAACTAGACAGACTAGGTAAACGGAGGAAAGGGGATGTTGATCTAAGAGATTTGGAGAGTGAAGTTCGATTCTCTGAAAGAGAGAAGCTAATGGATCCTCGACTGGTTGATGATAAAGTGGGACCAGATGAACTTGGTATGTACAGAGCAGGTGATAAGACATTGGAAAGGCCAAAAGAAAAAGGGAATGAAAGATATGAAAGGGAACACAGGGAAAGATTGGACCGACTGGACAAGTCCCGTAGTGATGACTTTATTGTAGAAAAACCTAGGGACAGGTCGATAGAAAGGTATGGAAGAGAACGATCTGTTGAGAGAATGCAAGAAAGGAGCAGTGAGAGGAATTTTAATAGACTCCCTGACAAGGCTAAGGATGACAGAAGTAAGGATGATAGAAATAAATTACGATATAATGATGCATTGATAGAAAAATCCCACGCTGAGGGCCGCTTCCATGGACAAAGCTTGCCTCCGCCACCCCCTTTACCTCCTAATATGGTTcctcaatctgtaggggctggtAGGCGTGATGAAGATGCTGATAGGAGGTATGGAGCTACAAGGCATTCTCAAAGACTTTCTCCAAGGCATGAAGAAAAAGAACAGAGAAGGTCTGAAGAGACTGTGATTTTGCAGGAGGATCCTAAACGTAGAAAAGATGATGATTTTCGAGATCGGAAGCGTGAAGAAATGAAG GTAGAAGAGAAGGAAAGGGAAAGAGAGAAAGCAAACATTCCTAAAGATGATTTAGATTTAAATGCTGCAACCAAGAGACGTAAACTTAAGAGGGAACATCTATCGACTATGGAGCCCGGGGAGTACTCACCAGTTGCTCCCGCACTTCCTCCCCCCAGTATTGGTATGTCACAAGCATATGATGCAAGAGACAGAAAGGGTCCAATCATCCAGCATGCTGGTTACATAGATGAACCTAGTCTTAGGATTCATGGTAAGGACGTAGCCAACAAGCTGAATCGTCGTGACATAGATCC CTTATATGACCGGGAATGGGATGATGAGAAGAGACAAAGAGCTGATCAAAAGCGAAGGCATCGGAAGTAA